The Xenopus laevis strain J_2021 chromosome 7S, Xenopus_laevis_v10.1, whole genome shotgun sequence genome includes a window with the following:
- the cd79a.S gene encoding B-cell antigen receptor complex-associated protein alpha chain isoform X2 has protein sequence MGKSCWTLKMQWVRTSVLVSPGDNAKLLCNYDKETFEAIDVTWIQIKWCQNISGTVNITESEASMEGRIRFSQKDLEIKNTQRNDSALYQCRVTLGDKTYKSCGTYLRVQEAETYTFFNIGEIAKNRVITVEGVLLLLCTIFPGMLLLYKKRWENLRLLTLSQTGDDLYEDLNLDECSTYEDITRGLQATYEDVGSFRGMDIQLEKP, from the exons GAAAGTCATGTTGGACACTGAAGATGCAGTGGGTGCGTACTTCTGTGCTGGTGTCACCGGGGGACAATGCAAAGCTGCTGTGTAACTATGATAAAGAGACATTTGAGGCTATAGATGTCACCTGGATTCAGATCAAGTGGTGTCAGAACATATCAGGCACAGTCAATATAACAGAGAGTGAGGCAAGCATGGAGGGGAGGATTCGATTCAGCCAGAAGGACTTAGAAATCAAAAATACGCAGAGGAACGACAGTGCACTATATCAATGCAGAGTAACATTGGGGGATAAGACCTACAAGTCTTGTGGGACATATCTGAGGGTACAAG AGGCAGAGACCTACACTTTCTTTAACATTGGGGAAATCGCTAAGAACAGAGTCATTACAGTGGAAGGAGTCCTGCTTCTCTTGTGTACAATCTTTCCAGGGATGTTGCTTCTGTATAAG AAGCGCTGGGAAAACCTAAGGTTATTAACGTTGTCACAGACTGGAGATGACCTTTATGAG GATCTGAATCTTGACGAGTGCTCCACATATGAGGACATCACTCGTGGTCTGCAGGCCACATATGAAGATGTTGGCTCCTTCAGAGGCATGGATATTCAACTGGAGAAGCCTTAA
- the cd79a.S gene encoding B-cell antigen receptor complex-associated protein alpha chain isoform X1 encodes MVCSTVLSGQRFSLHFLLLLLSGKSCWTLKMQWVRTSVLVSPGDNAKLLCNYDKETFEAIDVTWIQIKWCQNISGTVNITESEASMEGRIRFSQKDLEIKNTQRNDSALYQCRVTLGDKTYKSCGTYLRVQEAETYTFFNIGEIAKNRVITVEGVLLLLCTIFPGMLLLYKKRWENLRLLTLSQTGDDLYEDLNLDECSTYEDITRGLQATYEDVGSFRGMDIQLEKP; translated from the exons ATGGTTTGTAGCACAGTCCTCTCAGGGCAGAGATTTTCCCTTCACTTTTTGCTGCTTCTTCTCTCAG GAAAGTCATGTTGGACACTGAAGATGCAGTGGGTGCGTACTTCTGTGCTGGTGTCACCGGGGGACAATGCAAAGCTGCTGTGTAACTATGATAAAGAGACATTTGAGGCTATAGATGTCACCTGGATTCAGATCAAGTGGTGTCAGAACATATCAGGCACAGTCAATATAACAGAGAGTGAGGCAAGCATGGAGGGGAGGATTCGATTCAGCCAGAAGGACTTAGAAATCAAAAATACGCAGAGGAACGACAGTGCACTATATCAATGCAGAGTAACATTGGGGGATAAGACCTACAAGTCTTGTGGGACATATCTGAGGGTACAAG AGGCAGAGACCTACACTTTCTTTAACATTGGGGAAATCGCTAAGAACAGAGTCATTACAGTGGAAGGAGTCCTGCTTCTCTTGTGTACAATCTTTCCAGGGATGTTGCTTCTGTATAAG AAGCGCTGGGAAAACCTAAGGTTATTAACGTTGTCACAGACTGGAGATGACCTTTATGAG GATCTGAATCTTGACGAGTGCTCCACATATGAGGACATCACTCGTGGTCTGCAGGCCACATATGAAGATGTTGGCTCCTTCAGAGGCATGGATATTCAACTGGAGAAGCCTTAA